The genome window ATACTGGAGCCATTGGACGCTTTCAGAATCGCATCAGCTGAGGGGCTCTCAGTGATAAACTGTCTCGATAATGACAATTTCTTCTCGGGTGGGCCGGATCCCTGCAGTACGGATCAGTGTATCGTGTATATGGCTGAAGAGGTCCGGAGTGGAGTCTGGGGGCATTACGGGCTTCTTGGCCTCAATACGCTTGTAGAGCCGTTTGGAAGCAACTGGGGCGAACTTCTTTGCGCCTATGCGGATCTGGCGCATGATCAGGATGGAGCGCTGGTCCTTGCCGCACATCCCGTTTCTTCCGAGGATTTCGACGAGATCATTGTATGGCCCGGCTCGGGTATAGCCCGGGAACTGCCCGTAGATGCAGTAAATGGCAAGATCGACGCGTATGAACTGATGAGCTACAGTAATTGTGACGGCGGGATAGCGATGGACCTCTGGTACGACCTGCTGGATTGTGGAATAAAACTTCCGGTCGTAGGGGGGACTGACGCACTCCTTAATCAGCTTGCCCAGTACCCTGCCGGAGGATACAGGACTTACGCCTGGACAGGAAACGACAGCCTTCAGTTGGATAGATGGTTCGACGCGATAAGAGATGGCAGGACGTTTGCGACCAATGGCCCCGTGTTTAATGATTTCAGGGTTCTGGGGCTCTATGCGGGCGATTCGCTTTACGTTCTGAAGGGAGAATATCTTTTCATGGTAGAGGTCGAGGTCAGGAGTCTCTCTCCGCTGGACAGAGTCGAGATCATCAGGAACGGTGAATGTATAAAGAGGATCTTTCCGGATAACGATCCCTGCGCTGTCGATACGATGATCCATATCAGGGTCAGTGAAAGCTCATGGATAGCCGCAAGAGCCTACGGTGAGAAGGATCCCTGGCTCACTGTCGGCGATTCGACTTTCGCCCACACAAGTCCGTTTTATGTAAATATGGAGGATGTAAGAATAGCGGAATATGATGCTGCGGAAAGACTTGTCGCATGGATAGACGCCCTGCTGGTCCTGATAGCCGAAAGGGAAGGCTGGGCGTCAGCTGCTGATTCGATCGACGCAGTTGATTATCTGGAGCAGGGCAGGACATATTACGAGAATATCATGGGAATCGCATGTGATGCTGGTGCTGAAAACGTAGAGGGTGGCAATATCAGTGTTCGTTGTATTCCTAACCCGTTTAATTCTTCCCTTAGAGTGATAGTCGATCTGCATGCCACGGATTACGATCAGTCTCGTGAGGCTTCAGTCTCGGATTACATGCCGGTAAGTAGAGCCGCCATCTACGATGTGGCGGGAAGGTTAATAAGGGACCTGACCCCTTGTGTTGGAGGCACAATGCCGCTGATCCTGTACTGGGATGGCATTGACGATAGGGGAATCCCCGTGGCGAGCGGCCTTTATTTTTTCAGACTGGTCTCCGAATCAGTATCTGTTACCAGGAAGATCATATTGATGAAATAGAAAAAGCCCCGACCAGTCCAGTCGGGGCTTTTCTATTGGTAGCGGGGGCTGGATTTGAACCAGCGACCTTTGGGTTATGAGCCCAACG of Candidatus Latescibacterota bacterium contains these proteins:
- a CDS encoding CehA/McbA family metallohydrolase, with the protein product MRSNHLYLLIIDVSIVALLLVSTTGNVSALCPTLPLPQAGTAELTVITVVSGSLDTIAVRCAVYDVNEYMRYPPPVESLYHSAGGGYFYSSGSFTLTVPVGGTTIRAGHGFDFMPVVRYVDVQADTTIVLEFELVVDSSEYGLFCGDVHVHLNHGSGYYILEPLDAFRIASAEGLSVINCLDNDNFFSGGPDPCSTDQCIVYMAEEVRSGVWGHYGLLGLNTLVEPFGSNWGELLCAYADLAHDQDGALVLAAHPVSSEDFDEIIVWPGSGIARELPVDAVNGKIDAYELMSYSNCDGGIAMDLWYDLLDCGIKLPVVGGTDALLNQLAQYPAGGYRTYAWTGNDSLQLDRWFDAIRDGRTFATNGPVFNDFRVLGLYAGDSLYVLKGEYLFMVEVEVRSLSPLDRVEIIRNGECIKRIFPDNDPCAVDTMIHIRVSESSWIAARAYGEKDPWLTVGDSTFAHTSPFYVNMEDVRIAEYDAAERLVAWIDALLVLIAEREGWASAADSIDAVDYLEQGRTYYENIMGIACDAGAENVEGGNISVRCIPNPFNSSLRVIVDLHATDYDQSREASVSDYMPVSRAAIYDVAGRLIRDLTPCVGGTMPLILYWDGIDDRGIPVASGLYFFRLVSESVSVTRKIILMK